A region of the Gouania willdenowi chromosome 1, fGouWil2.1, whole genome shotgun sequence genome:
TTTGAATGGGAAAGACAGACTCTTTACACACTGCTGCTAAACTGTGTCTACCTGGTCTATTCAAACATTGATCAAAGCTGATCAATCACTGATCAATGCGCTAATACTGGAGCTGATCATCACCTGTAGGGCAGTCCTGCCAAACTCATTGAGGGTATCGGGGTGTACTCTGCACTCCTCCAGGATCCTCTGCACCTCCCCGGTGTCTCCTTTAGCCGCCGCCGCCGCCAGCGCTTTGCCGGCCTCCATCTGACTGAGGACCATGGTCgtcggtgtgtctgtgtgtctgtgggtgGGGGAGAGACCGAGACGCACCCACCCGTCACGGAGAATATCAACAACAAACACGACAAAAGACTCAGTGATAGACGAggtttattattagtattaggcTCTGCTTCAGCTAGCTGTCGCCATTAAATATGACGGAGGGTCGCTTTAAACACGCCTTTAACATCCAACGTGAGCTTTAAACAACAAACCGACGTAAGCGTTTGTTGAACAGGCGTAAGGACGGGAGGCGTCTACAAACAGCTAGCAACCATGATAACCGCTAACAGAGAAAAGAAGAAGTAAAGCTGTTTTACCTTCGTGTTGTTCGTCAGGATCCTAACGGTCTGCTAGTCTTTCCTCCTCGGTTTAAATATGTAGCGCTGTGTTCAAACACTATTCAAACGCTTACAGTTTATAAACATTAGTAGAGACATTTGCGCGCTGAGATCAAAACAGCGGTGTCAGTTCTGCCGACTACAATTTACAAACATTGGCCCCGGCCGTGCACCGACCAATCACAGCGAGCCAGGAGGGCGGGTTTCTTCCTTATATGGTAATAGAGGCGGGTTGCAACTCTGTTACTACGCCATCACTGTGGTAACGGTCGCTACTGACCAATCAGCGCACGGAGCGCAGAAAGCGGGCGATTTGTATGTGTTGAAGCCTTCAAAGACAGATCAATGTGCTTTCTAACCTTTGGCCGTGGCCCTGCAGAGGCCAGTGTGGGATAAAAAGGCGGGTGAAGTGACTCCAATTACACAACAAAGTGATtgcaggatttattttattgttagacTATAGactcattacaaaaaaaaaaaaaacaaatatcacagtaaaacacttgtttttaaagtaatatttCAATTATagttttaaataacatttagatttacatatTTCAAACAGAATCATTAAAATCACAAACTGGAGACATTTCAAAGACAATCCTTCAGGTCAGGTAAAATGATTTAAGCTCCTTTGGACATCCTGGTCAACTGTAGTTTCTCATGCTTTACACGTTGGTCCTCAGCTGATAATCTAAGTGaagaaattgacaacaaaatgcacaaacatttaaaaatgtatatattttggtCTTAAAGCTGCTTCCCGCCACAATTTTTCATTAGAtaaaaatcatagtgtatgcctaatagatcaatgaatctaaCAATTTACTcctaaaaaagtagaaaaagttgaaattggggctcaattttttattttcatctccactgtaaacagtccatttgttgacattttcatgcattgcattgtgggatgtggagtccagtaaTCGGATGCATAGAAATGTTTTTGCTTCATTCTGATATGACAAgaaataccaggaacaaacaagaacaaaaatggtcTCACAATAAACACTGTCCTTTAATGGAGTTCCAAATCCCAAAATGCAATGCAGTACACCAGTGTGTACGCAATGGCATTACAAGGGGTGCTTGAGAGGAGTGTAACGTtcacaaattaaaacattaaaaacatggggttttctgtttttttttttgtatttaaaaatgataatcataataatgatgatgaaaataatcttgattagaacatgaactgaaaagacaagggtcagtcttggtcccacatcggGTGTGAAATGactagaaatgataaaaactatagaaatatataaattcaggaggcactaaatactgttttcatTCTACTTTGTTACAaagggattctttaaaatgtgttttatcactttttcattctatcattatgttctatagttgtttttaaattgttttctaagcaaaaatgttgtcgtcggacaaagggggtacttggattcagaaataagacaaagggggtacttgagccaaaaaagtttgaaaacccctgcagtaaacaatgcaatggagataaaaacaaattgttAAGTGgcaaattcaactttttttcctttcttttgggagtaaatgatgttagattactgtgatggactggcgccctgtccatgGTGTAACcctgcccagcgccctatgagagccggagatttgcaccggcagacccccgcgaccctgataaacgggtatgaagatggatggatgatgttaGATTATTGATCTGAGGCATACATTGTGAtttaatccaataaaaaaatatctgtgaTAGCAACTTTACATCACAAGTTATATGATTGTAATAGGAATAAGGCATCATTGTACCTCCACTCTGTGTAATGTAGCGGACCCAAGGTAAGGCCTGATAACCACTTTTTTCAATGATCTTCATATAACGCACCTGGAGAAAAATAGGAATAGGTTGAATATAGTATATTTGAGCTATTTTACACACTACAGCCTACCTGTATTCCTGAGACGGTGAAGTAGGGGATTTCAAATTTAACAGTAATGGGAGGTTTGCCTTCAAGCTCATCATTCTCCACACTAGGTAAACCAAAGTGAGCTCTCATGAGAAACTCTTTACCTCCCTGTGGGAATTCATGTGCAAAAGAAAATTAATTAGCCAGATAAAATATTGTAAACATGCACATTACATATACATTTCTGAGACTGTATTCTTACAGGGAACGACTTGATGGTCCATACAACCAGGTTCTTCTCAGGAACATACTTGGCATGGCCTGTGCTGGTTTTGAACTTGGGTGAGTCTGCGTCGCTGGGAACTGGGACTCGGACCTCCACATTATTTGCTACAGACTGCTTTTTGAATTGTCCCTTTGCCTAAATACAGCACATTACAGTGAGGTTTATAGTGAAGCTCAGCAAACGAAACAAGACTTTGAAGCAGTACCAATGGGAAAATACACATATTAGCTATAGGTTTACATTTTTCATGCAGTGTATTCACATATTTAAAACTAATACATggccaaaataaatgatttatttatctttaataaAGTGAATGAACAGTAAATGTGGCTTAAAATGAGCTTACTTACCTTGACCATAATTTCCACTCTACTGTGAGAGAACTTCTCAATCACTGATTCAATCCATATCAGAGGTTTCACCTGAAAGAAAGATGGAACACTATTTATTGaatttacaaatacaattacctttttaattttttttttcttacagatTTATGCTTTAGGCTCATTCAGGCCCTGAATctactgtttaattttttacacCGTAATTTGACAAAATGGTTTGACTTTTACCATCAGTAACTTATGATAGAAAGgtaatatttcatatttgcatgccaactttttgaaaaacatttctCAGTGTGAATACATGGCATTACGTGTGTATTGATGCGGTAGGACATCAGTTCAGACTCCCCGTCTGGAGGAATGAAGGAGATGGTTCGGTCACTGTCAAAACGTGACAGACGCACACACTGATGGAACTTCACATCCTCCATCATCACCGTTTTTCCCTTGTCTCCTAAACGTACAACCAAATTTCCTTTAACTAGATGCTCTGTGACACACAAATTAAAATGTAGATCAGTTGCATTAGAAGCATGACATTACGTCCGGTAAGGGCAAAAAGCACTCGATCGTTGAGGCCCAGTCGTAGTTCAGGCATCCCTGATAGCATAGTCTTCAGTTTGATGCTGCCCACAATGTCACTGCTCATTACGCTACCATTAGCGTTCACCTGGAAAAATgacaaagtgcaaaaaaaacaagaacaatgaGGTGAGCTCTTGATGCAAAGCTGATTCACATCTAATAATATATTTGCTTTACAACCAGAGTTGCATCCAGTTTGACGTTTTAAaggcccatgttatgctaaatgaacttttctgtactttaaacatcataaaagtgctatatgggcttcatacacatgcccaaagtgtttttttcattgattccctcaatcgttagttagagggtgatttggtCCTTTCTTattgcagggcgagcccaaacacctcgctccaatttgatgacgaatttgacgtgcactgagctggagaagccgcgcctccaggaagttctctgctgtgattgacatgtaaacagacacgccctcaaaggtgagcatgtcagcgttcttcgtgcagtgctatgtatgtattttctagtctatgtatgtaccggcgaacgccccgcccccacactctgtctcgtgtttataaagcagcatgagcttgactacggagtgggtgggaggaggcgGGGCCGTcgtctggccctacgtcactgtgCAGAGAGGAGGAAGTTAGTGTCCCGTctgtagacacgcccactcatgaatatgcataactaggccgcaaatcagcctgtttgtgtaaagttgctcagaaagtgacttttcagaggctaaaactctgggaaacaggcgagtttgggaaaataaacttcaaatactatgtttttagagttagcatgacatgggacctttaaagcttCTCAAACTAAATCATTGAACTTTGAAATCATTTGTGACTGCAGAAGCTGCAATGTGGGAGGCATACTTTCTAAACGTGTGTACGTAGCAATATCTGACCACTGAAAAACTAAGACCTAAGAGTCGTGATCTTACCAGTACATTGATTGACTCAATGACATCAATGAAGACCTCGTTCTTTTTATATTTGATTCCTTCTGATCTCCAGGAGACGGCATTGGTGACGGTGGTCGGCACTTTAGATTTCGCCACCTCGAGTTTGGTTCCCTCCTGAGTGATGTATCTGcaagaaattaacaaaaaatgtgatgaCATACAGTGATGCAGAACAGAAAGTAGACCAAACGTCCACAATGTATATGGCAATTTTATGCTATTGCGTTAGAAGTCTCACTCCTGTAGGATTTTGCTGTCAGTTGTTTGAGGGAATCCAAAGTCCATCAGTTCGTCCAGCAGCTCGTAGACGACCACAAAGTTATCCTGTATGctctcctcctccagctccttGAAGTACTCAGTAAAAACCTACACAGTGATAACAGACAATATCTCAGCACTGTATTAGCGCTTAATCTGGTTTCTCTGATGTCGGTAAGTTacatatttgtgtatatttataggTTAGTGCAACACTGCATGTGATAGAGATGTGCATCACCCACCTCAACAAGTTTGTAGAGAAAAGAGTAGACAAGTGAAGCATTTGAGTTCTTGTTTGTTGTGGCTACAACTGTATAGATTTTAATCAAGGGTCCACAATGTGAGttcttggctttttttttttttcttatgagtGGATTTATGAGGTTATTTCTACTGATTCACAATCACATGCACTCAATGTCCTCAATTAGTCCTCTCTACCATCCAAAAGAAATGAAACAGCTGTTACCAACAGAGCAAAAATCCATTAAGCTAAAAGGTAAGGACCCAAGCTCAGTCCCACGAAACGCCACCAGAAGAATAAATTAATATCAGAAATCAAATTGTACCAGTGACAGAATATTTCATTATGCTCAAAGAAATGTTATATTGAGAACAAGCAGAACGTAGATTTTCTTTCACAACACAACACTGGAATTATATCAGGAAAATCCAGGACATTAAGTCCAAGTAATTGTCAAAGAAGGATTGAAAGAAGAGGGAGAAAAGACAGAACATGTTTActcaatgttttataaaaaaaaaaaaaaaagaaaagaaaaaggataATGAGCAAATAAGACTAACTACAAGTGACACATTTTCTCACATATTTTGTGAAATTGTA
Encoded here:
- the ap1m2 gene encoding AP-1 complex subunit mu-2 → MSASAVFVLDLKGKVLICRNYKGDVDMAEIDHFMSLLMQHEEEGLICPVMSHGSVHFMWIKHSNLYLVATTNKNSNASLVYSFLYKLVEVFTEYFKELEEESIQDNFVVVYELLDELMDFGFPQTTDSKILQEYITQEGTKLEVAKSKVPTTVTNAVSWRSEGIKYKKNEVFIDVIESINVLVNANGSVMSSDIVGSIKLKTMLSGMPELRLGLNDRVLFALTGRDKGKTVMMEDVKFHQCVRLSRFDSDRTISFIPPDGESELMSYRINTHVKPLIWIESVIEKFSHSRVEIMVKAKGQFKKQSVANNVEVRVPVPSDADSPKFKTSTGHAKYVPEKNLVVWTIKSFPGGKEFLMRAHFGLPSVENDELEGKPPITVKFEIPYFTVSGIQVRYMKIIEKSGYQALPWVRYITQSGDYQLRTNV